In one Limosilactobacillus oris genomic region, the following are encoded:
- the jag gene encoding RNA-binding cell elongation regulator Jag/EloR translates to MVVYTGKTVKEAIQQASRLLHQPEAALKVEVLEQPRRGFLGIGRRPAKIEATIKPPKATPAPQPVTPAPTAAPVKPVADQGRPVSATVVHPNRPLEEGDDQDPAVVKARHEANIRHTRNAGQQLMAYLKKVFADLGIETDPQLSKVGAHSVMVNIKTASSGRVIGRHGSRINALEQVSAAFMNYHGAPKTSVVLDTSNYRQRRREALHQIAERAATEVVASGKAVFLDPMPARERKQLHHELENDDHVRTYSHGREPYRSVVIAPKN, encoded by the coding sequence ATGGTAGTTTATACGGGTAAAACAGTGAAGGAAGCAATTCAACAGGCGAGCCGGTTACTGCATCAGCCAGAAGCGGCGCTCAAGGTTGAAGTGCTTGAGCAGCCCCGCCGCGGCTTCTTGGGGATTGGTCGCCGGCCGGCCAAAATTGAGGCGACGATTAAGCCGCCAAAAGCGACGCCGGCGCCGCAACCAGTAACTCCTGCGCCAACTGCCGCTCCGGTTAAGCCAGTTGCTGATCAGGGCCGGCCAGTGTCTGCCACGGTCGTTCATCCTAACCGTCCGCTTGAGGAGGGGGATGACCAAGATCCGGCAGTGGTTAAAGCCCGGCACGAAGCTAACATTCGCCACACCCGGAACGCTGGTCAGCAGTTAATGGCTTACCTGAAAAAAGTATTTGCGGATCTGGGAATTGAAACTGACCCCCAGCTTAGCAAAGTTGGCGCCCATTCGGTCATGGTCAATATTAAAACGGCCAGTTCGGGACGGGTAATTGGGCGGCACGGTTCCCGGATCAACGCGCTGGAACAGGTCAGCGCGGCCTTTATGAACTATCATGGTGCCCCAAAGACGAGTGTAGTCTTGGACACGTCAAACTACCGGCAGCGGCGCCGGGAAGCCCTCCATCAAATTGCGGAGCGGGCGGCGACCGAAGTAGTTGCGAGTGGCAAGGCTGTTTTTCTAGATCCGATGCCAGCACGGGAGCGTAAGCAGCTGCACCACGAACTAGAAAATGATGACCACGTGCGGACCTATTCGCACGGGCGGGAACCTTACCGGAGCGTGGTTATTGCCCCGAAAAATTAG
- the mnmE gene encoding tRNA uridine-5-carboxymethylaminomethyl(34) synthesis GTPase MnmE, with the protein MANSENDTIAAISTPVGEGGISIIRISGEDAVAVAKRLYHGSKDLAQVASHTINYGHIVDPDTGAEVDEVMVSVMRAPHTYTCEDVVEINCHGGLLATNRILQLVLSYGARMAEPGEFTKRAFLNGRIDLSQSEAVMDLIRAKTDKSMKVALNQLDGDLSRLIRHLRQDILDVLAQVEVNIDYPEYDAVEEMTTKMLKEKALDIQQRIQALLKTAKQGKVLREGLATAIIGRPNVGKSSLLNTLLHEDKAIVTDVAGTTRDVIEEYVNVDGVPLKLIDTAGIRDTDDTVEKIGVERSKRALDAADLILLLIDSSAPLTAEDCELLTATQGKQRIVILNKTDLPRRVDLDELKKLTDGDALIETSIVKHEGMDQLGQQISKMFFNEGIESSQNNVMVTNARHIGLLHQANAALSDVLKGINAGMPVDLVQIDMTRCWDLLGEITGDSYQDELLDQLFSQFCLGK; encoded by the coding sequence GTGGCGAATAGTGAAAATGACACCATTGCGGCGATCTCGACCCCAGTTGGCGAGGGGGGCATTTCGATTATTCGGATTAGCGGCGAGGACGCGGTGGCGGTTGCGAAGCGGCTATACCACGGCAGCAAGGACCTGGCCCAGGTTGCCAGCCATACCATTAACTATGGGCACATTGTCGACCCGGACACGGGCGCCGAAGTGGATGAGGTGATGGTTTCCGTAATGCGGGCGCCGCACACTTATACTTGTGAAGACGTGGTTGAAATTAACTGCCACGGGGGATTGCTGGCGACCAACCGGATCTTGCAGTTAGTTCTGAGCTACGGTGCCCGGATGGCGGAACCGGGTGAATTTACCAAGCGGGCTTTCCTGAATGGCCGGATTGACCTGTCACAGTCTGAAGCGGTAATGGACCTGATTCGGGCTAAGACCGACAAGTCGATGAAGGTAGCCCTGAACCAGCTGGATGGGGACCTCTCGCGGCTGATCCGTCACCTGCGGCAAGATATTTTGGATGTCCTGGCCCAGGTCGAGGTCAATATCGACTATCCAGAATACGATGCGGTCGAAGAGATGACCACCAAGATGTTAAAGGAGAAGGCGCTTGATATTCAGCAGCGGATCCAGGCCCTGTTAAAGACTGCCAAGCAGGGGAAGGTCCTCCGGGAAGGATTGGCGACGGCGATTATCGGCCGGCCCAATGTCGGCAAGTCCAGCCTGCTAAACACCCTGCTGCATGAGGATAAGGCCATTGTGACCGACGTGGCGGGAACCACCCGGGACGTGATTGAGGAGTACGTCAACGTCGATGGGGTGCCGTTGAAATTGATTGATACTGCCGGAATCCGCGACACCGACGACACGGTCGAAAAAATCGGGGTCGAACGGAGCAAGAGGGCCCTCGATGCTGCCGACTTGATTCTTCTGCTGATTGATAGCTCCGCGCCGTTGACGGCTGAGGACTGTGAACTGCTGACGGCGACCCAAGGCAAGCAGCGGATCGTTATCTTAAACAAGACCGACCTGCCGCGCCGGGTAGACCTTGATGAGCTGAAAAAGTTGACGGATGGGGATGCCCTGATTGAAACCTCGATTGTTAAGCACGAGGGGATGGACCAGCTTGGTCAGCAAATCAGCAAGATGTTCTTTAACGAAGGGATCGAAAGCAGTCAAAACAACGTGATGGTTACCAATGCCCGCCACATTGGCCTGCTCCACCAGGCGAATGCTGCGCTGAGCGATGTTTTGAAGGGAATCAATGCCGGGATGCCGGTGGACCTGGTGCAAATTGACATGACCCGGTGCTGGGACCTCCTGGGTGAAATTACCGGGGATTCGTACCAGGACGAGCTGCTTGATCAGTTGTTTAGCCAATTCTGTCTAGGAAAGTAG